The genomic segment AATGCAAAAAACGTCTTGAATTATTTTCATCATGGTTTTATCAGTTTTTTTTCTAATGATGGTCTATTTTTTTCTTAATGTTTTTAATGAATTTTGAGTATGGTATAATAATAACGGTCATAAAATCAGTATGATAGAAAAGTATATAAGCATATTCTTATATACTACATGTTATGCTGAGGATTAATTCCAAGTCAACATTGGAGGCAACCGAAGAAATGGAAGAGGTTTTTAAGGCCCTGGCCAATGTTAACCGGTTGCTTCTTATTTATGCACTGGCATCTGGAGAAATGGAGAAAATCAGTGTAACTGAAATATCCAGAAACATGGGCATCACACAACCTGCAGCATCACAGCACCTGAAAATCCTAAAAAATGCTAAGATCCTCAAGGCAAAAAAAGAGGGAAACTATATATACTACCGATTCAACAAACAATCCCTTCAAAAACACCATAAAAGAATTGATTTTTTATTTAAATGTGCTTTTGCCAAATGCAATCAACTGGAAAAATCAAAATGCTGCCAGTTGGAAAAAGGGGAAGAATAAATCCAGCCCAATAGAAGACCCCATAAAAGCCTGCATTTTTTTTCTGAAAGCTTTTTTCAGAGCACTAACTAGAAGTTTAAAATGGAGAATTAAAAACTAAATTGAGTTAAAACTGAAATTGCGAGTATTAGACTTATCATATGAGTAAAAAGGAGATTTAAAAGCCTACGGGTGATAATATGGAGAAAATAAACGAAAATCAAGAAC from the Methanobacteriaceae archaeon genome contains:
- a CDS encoding winged helix-turn-helix transcriptional regulator, whose protein sequence is MLRINSKSTLEATEEMEEVFKALANVNRLLLIYALASGEMEKISVTEISRNMGITQPAASQHLKILKNAKILKAKKEGNYIYYRFNKQSLQKHHKRIDFLFKCAFAKCNQLEKSKCCQLEKGEE